The following proteins are encoded in a genomic region of Cryptomeria japonica chromosome 11, Sugi_1.0, whole genome shotgun sequence:
- the LOC131072454 gene encoding replication protein A 70 kDa DNA-binding subunit A-like, whose product MTKNGHVFSFDIVDCDGSEIRITCFDEIAKLHSNHVDIGSHYIVSKGFVKEANARYNKLNSHLEIMLSDTSILKCYTNEEQPDQQSPPFMPIIELFHLTNNTLVDIIGLVLYVGDIIPIHRKDGSQTQKCLVKINDLSGSTIDINLWGPMAEQKGLELKNMLTNDSLLILALRNAHVGYLDGKLINITAVTTLHINPSFPEVELLTLRGKDHLLVVPFVAQTIHIDGRYTRMTISSIREQMSIKPKTIQTTLLVVLRFVNVNDQNFYYAACPLIVNGRPCKKKCTQHADDSWFCSRCQMSMQDCNYSYLLPLKLQDATGTLWATAFDEGGIHLLHKTAKQLYALQNDATTIDTPSSVIKRLLSCYYSFTVLVSTKTYNSETKMKVIVNKVAPVDFKAECHALLAKIACLSTET is encoded by the coding sequence ATGACCAAAAATGGCCATgtgtttagctttgacattgttgaTTGTGATGGTTCTGAAATTAGAATTACATGTTTTGATGAGATAGCTAAGTTACACTCTAACCATGTGGACATAGGTTCACATTATATTGTTTCAAAAGGATTTGTTAAGGAAGCAAATGCAAGGTACAACAAACTAAATAGCCATTTAGAAATCATGTTGTctgatacatccatactaaaatgCTACACCAACGAAGAACAACCAGATCAACAAAGTCCTCCTTTCATGCCCATTATTGAATTGTTTCATCTAACAAATAACACACTGGTTGACATAATTGGTCTTGTTCTATATGTTGGAGATATCATTCCTATACACAGGAAAGATGGCAGTCAAACACAAAAATGTTTGGTGAAAATTAATGATCTATCTGgttcaacaattgacatcaacttaTGGGGTCCAATGGCAGAACAAAAGGGACTAGAATTGAAAAATATGTTGACCAATGATAGTCTGCTTATCCTTGCTTTACGTAATGCTCATGTTGGCTATTTAGATGGAAAGCTTATAAACATAACAGCTGTAacaacattacatatcaacccaAGTTTTCCAGAAGTAGAGCTTCTAACATTAAGAGGAAAGGACCATTTGCTAGTTGTACCCTTTGTTGCACAAACTATCCACATAGATGGCAGATATACTAGAATGACAATTTCTTCAATCCGTGAGCAGATGagcatcaaaccaaaaacaattcagACAACATTGCTAGTTGTTCTGCGCTTTGTGAATGTCAATGACCAAAATTTCTATTACGCAGCTTGCCCACTAATAGTCAATGGAAGGCCTTGCAAGAAAAAATGTACACAACATGCTGATGATTCTTGGTTCTGCTCTAGATGTCAAATGAGTATGCAAGACTGTAATTATAGTTACCTCTTGCCTCTAAAGTTGCAAGATGCCACAGGTACTCTATGGGCCACTGCATTTGATGAGGGTGGcattcacttgctacacaaaactgcAAAACAGCTCTATGCACTACAAAATGATGCAACAACAATAGATACACCTTCTTCAGTGATCAAGAGACTACTGTCGTGTTACTATTCATTCACAGTGCTAGTTTCTACTAAGACATATAATTCAGAAACCAAGATGAAAGTGATAGTCAATAAAGTTGCTCCTGTTGACTTCAAAGCTGAGTGCCATGCATTACTTGCAAAAATTGCTTGCCTAAGTACAGAGACTTAA